From Enterobacteriaceae endosymbiont of Donacia simplex, one genomic window encodes:
- the thrA gene encoding bifunctional aspartate kinase/homoserine dehydrogenase I: MRVLKFGGTSLKNAEKFLLIINIIKIYLKNEKIAVVLSAPANITNILEKMIEKSIKKKNYKKDITYIQEFFIKLTDNLKKNIKNLDIYIINYNINKIINKIEKLLYGISLLNYCPNIIKAKILSQGEKFSILLLESLLKIKKYKIFIISPKKYLLAYGTYLESTVDIDLTFKNIKNINLLNIDIILMPGFSAVNEKKETVLLGRNGSDYSAAVLAVCLKAKCCEIWTDVSGIYTADPNLISNTHLLKFITYKEAIKLAYFGAKVIHYKTLAPMLKNSIPCIIKNIMNIKSNGTLISNFDKKKNILPKIKGITELKNISMLNISGDKNKQIKNIISRILFFIFKLEISIYFITQSSEDCNINILILDQDLNNLHISLKEEFNLEFKYNLIKSIKVIKELSLITLVDNNINYSTSLISNFFNIFKITNTKIFTVSQNIFQNYITVAIKEKYAKNIIKIAHQILLNKGKILEIFIIGTGGIGNTLLKQINQNKYYFKNKNINLKICSIINTKGFLFNINGIDIKNWKKEINSGTNTNDNNTIKNLLNKFKKYKFINPVIVDCTSSQIIADQYIDFLYRGFNIIATNKKANSSTIEYYKKIRLTANKLHLKFYYETNVGAGLPVINTLQNIIKIGDKINNFIGILSGSLSFIFGKLEEGITLSKSIIMAKEMGFTEPDPRSDLSGTDVARKLLILAREIGLNIELNDIMIESIIPNTFNKKKSLTEFFNSLSELDIIYTKKIQEAKKNNQVLRYIGSINSQGECKVKIIQIDNNHPFFKIKNGENSFAFYTNYYQPYPLILRGYGAGNNVTAAGVLNDLLRLI; this comes from the coding sequence ATGAGAGTATTGAAATTTGGTGGTACATCTTTAAAAAATGCAGAAAAATTTTTATTAATAATTAATATAATTAAAATTTATCTAAAGAATGAAAAAATAGCTGTTGTTTTGTCTGCACCAGCAAATATTACAAATATTTTAGAAAAAATGATAGAAAAATCTATAAAAAAAAAAAATTATAAAAAAGATATAACTTATATTCAAGAATTTTTTATAAAATTAACTGATAATTTAAAAAAAAATATAAAAAATTTAGATATTTATATTATAAATTATAATATAAATAAAATTATTAATAAGATAGAAAAACTTTTATATGGTATTAGTTTACTTAATTATTGTCCTAATATAATTAAAGCAAAAATTTTATCACAAGGTGAAAAGTTTTCTATTCTTTTATTAGAAAGTTTATTAAAAATAAAAAAATATAAAATATTTATAATTTCTCCTAAAAAATATTTATTAGCCTATGGAACTTATTTAGAATCAACAGTAGATATTGATTTAACTTTTAAAAATATTAAAAATATTAATTTATTAAATATTGATATAATATTAATGCCTGGATTTTCTGCTGTTAATGAAAAAAAGGAAACAGTATTATTAGGTAGAAATGGTTCTGATTATTCAGCAGCAGTATTAGCTGTTTGTTTAAAAGCTAAATGTTGTGAAATTTGGACTGATGTTAGTGGTATATATACAGCTGATCCTAATTTAATATCAAATACTCATTTATTAAAATTTATTACTTATAAAGAAGCTATAAAATTAGCATATTTTGGAGCTAAAGTTATTCATTATAAAACTTTAGCACCAATGTTAAAAAATAGTATACCTTGTATTATTAAAAATATAATGAATATAAAATCTAATGGAACTTTAATTAGTAATTTTGATAAAAAAAAAAATATCTTACCTAAAATTAAAGGAATTACTGAGTTAAAAAATATATCGATGTTAAATATTAGTGGTGATAAAAATAAACAAATTAAAAATATTATATCACGAATATTATTTTTTATATTTAAATTAGAAATATCTATTTATTTTATAACTCAATCTTCAGAAGATTGTAATATTAATATTTTAATTTTAGATCAAGATTTAAATAATTTACATATTTCATTAAAAGAAGAGTTTAATTTAGAATTTAAATATAATTTAATTAAATCAATTAAAGTAATTAAAGAATTATCATTAATTACATTAGTTGATAATAATATTAATTATTCTACAAGTCTAATTTCTAATTTTTTTAATATTTTTAAAATAACAAATACAAAAATATTTACTGTATCGCAAAATATTTTTCAAAATTATATTACTGTTGCTATAAAAGAAAAATATGCAAAAAATATTATAAAAATAGCACATCAAATATTATTAAATAAGGGAAAAATATTAGAAATTTTTATAATAGGTACTGGAGGTATTGGTAATACTTTATTAAAACAAATTAATCAAAATAAATATTATTTTAAAAATAAAAATATTAATTTAAAAATTTGTAGTATTATTAATACAAAAGGTTTTTTATTTAATATAAATGGTATTGATATTAAAAATTGGAAAAAAGAAATTAATAGTGGTACTAATACTAATGATAATAATACAATAAAAAATTTATTAAATAAATTTAAAAAATATAAATTTATTAATCCTGTAATTGTTGATTGTACTTCTTCACAAATAATTGCAGATCAGTATATAGATTTTTTATATCGTGGTTTTAATATAATTGCTACTAATAAAAAAGCAAACTCTTCTACAATAGAATATTATAAAAAAATACGTTTAACAGCAAATAAATTACATTTAAAATTTTATTATGAAACTAATGTTGGTGCTGGATTACCAGTAATTAATACATTACAAAATATAATAAAAATAGGTGATAAAATTAATAATTTTATTGGAATTTTATCAGGTTCACTTTCATTTATTTTTGGTAAATTAGAAGAAGGAATTACTTTATCAAAATCAATAATTATGGCTAAAGAAATGGGTTTTACAGAACCAGATCCAAGATCGGATCTTTCTGGAACAGATGTAGCTAGAAAATTACTTATATTAGCTAGAGAAATTGGCTTAAATATAGAATTAAATGATATTATGATTGAATCAATTATACCTAATACATTTAATAAAAAAAAATCTCTTACAGAATTTTTCAATTCTTTATCAGAATTAGATATAATTTATACAAAAAAAATTCAAGAAGCAAAAAAAAATAATCAAGTATTACGTTATATAGGTAGTATAAATTCACAAGGTGAATGTAAAGTAAAAATTATACAAATTGATAATAATCATCCTTTTTTTAAAATAAAAAATGGAGAGAATTCCTTCGCTTTTTATACAAATTATTATCAACCATATCCGTTAATTTTAAGAGGATATGGTGCAGGAAATAATGTTACTGCAGCAGGAGTTTTAAATGATTTATTACGTTTAATTTAA